Proteins from one Rhinopithecus roxellana isolate Shanxi Qingling chromosome 18, ASM756505v1, whole genome shotgun sequence genomic window:
- the RFC3 gene encoding replication factor C subunit 3 isoform X1, whose protein sequence is MSLWVDKYRPCSLGRLDYHKEQATQLRNLVQCGDFPHLLVYGPSGAGKKTRIMCILRELYGVGVEKLRIEHQTITTPSKKKIEISTIASNYHLEVNPSDAGNSDRVVIQEMLKTVAQSQQLETNSQRDFKVVLLTEVDKLTKDAQHALRRTMEKYMSTCRLILCCNSTSKVIPPIRSRCLAVRVPAPSIEDICHVLSTVCKKEGLNLPSQLAHRLAEKSCRNLRKALLMCEACRVQQYPFTADQEIPETDWEVYLRETANAVVSQQTPQRLLEVRGRLYELLTHCIPPEIIMKGLLSELLHNCDGQLKGEVAQMAAYYEHRLQLGSKAIYHLEAFVAKFMALYKKFMEDGLEGMMF, encoded by the exons gTGCAGTGTGGtgactttcctcatctgttaGTGTATGGACCATCAGGTGCTGGAAAAAAGACAAGAATTATGTGTATTCTACGTGAACTTTATGGTGTTGGAGTGGAAAAATTGAGAATTGAACATCAGACCATCACA actccatctaaaaagaaaattgaaattagcACCATTGCAAGTAACTACCACCTTGAAGTTAATCCTAG tGATGCTGGAAATAGTGACcgagtagtcattcaggagatGCTGAaaacagtggcacaatcacaacaaCTTGAAACAAACTCTCAAAGGGATTTTAAAG TGGTGTTATTGACAGAAGTTGACAAACTCACCAAAGATGCTCAGCATGCCTTGCGAAGAACCATGGAAAAATATATGTCTACCTGCAGATTGATCTTGTGCTGCAATTCTACATCTAAAGTGATCCCGCCTATTCGTAGTAGGTGCTTGGCGGTTCGTGTGCCTGCTCCCAGCATTGAAGAT ATTTGCCACGTGTTATCTACTGTGTGCAAGAAGGAAGGTCTGAATCTTCCTTCACAACTGGCTCATAGACTTGCAGAGAAGTCTTGTAGAAATCTCAGAAAAGCCCTGCTTATGTGTGAAGCCTGCAGAGTGCAACA ATATCCTTTTACTGCAGATCAAGAAATCCCTGAGACAGACTGGGAGGTGTATCTGAGGGAGACTGCAAATGCTGTTGTCAGTCAGCAGACTCCACAAAG aCTCCTTGAAGTTCGTGGAAGGCTGTATGAGCTTCTAACTCATTGTATTCCTCCTGAGATAATAATGAAG ggcCTTCTCTCAGAACTGTTACATAATTGTGATGGACAACTGAAAGGGGAGGTGGCCCAAATGGCAGCTTATTATGAACATCGTCTACAGCTGGGTAGCAAAGCCATTTATCACTTGGAAGCATTTGTGGCCAAATTCATGGCACTTTATAAGAAGTTCATGGAGGATGGATTGGAAGGCATGATGTTCTGA